AATGGAAGATAATACAATCACCATTACTGTAGAAATTGCAACCATAGCAACTAAAACAAATCTCCACCTTAGCTTATCAGTCACAGCCCACCTCTATCTTATAGCCTAAGCCTCTAATTGAAGCAATAGTTACCTTTGAGTCTAGCTTTGCAAGTTTTTTTCTAAGAGAGCTAATATTTACCCATACGACATTTATTTCTGCATCTGACTCATATCCCCATATCTTGTCCATAATCAAATCTTTAGATAGGATTTGTTTAGAATTTAAAATAAGTAGCTCCATAGTTTGAAATTCCTTCTTGTTCAAAACCACTTGCTGATTGTTGCATATGATTTGACATGTATCTCTATTTAAATACATATCTCCAAATTCCAGTATATCAGCATTAAAATTTTGTGGCCTTCTAAGCAGGGCCTTTATTCTTGCAAGTAGCTCTTTCATTTCAAAAGGCTTTGTAAGGTAGTCATCTGCTCCTAGCTCAAGGCCTGTGACCTTGTCATCTACATGACTTTTTGCTGTCAACATTAGTATTGGAGCTTTACAATTTTTTTCTCTTAGCTTGCTTAGAACTTGGTATCCATTTAGCTTTGGCATCATTATATCCAATATAATAATGTCATAGTCTATTTCTTGTGCATAGGAAAGAGCATCCTCTCCGTCATATACTGCGTCCACCACATAATTATTATGAGAAAGCAGCATAACAAGAGCATTTGAGAGTTCCTTTTCATCTTCAGCCAATAATATCTTCATTTTTACCATCCTTAATTAAAATTTATATCTATCCCATAATATATTAAGCTTCCAACTTAAAATGAAGTTAAAATTATGCTAATTTAATCAAAGAATGTTAATAACATAAGACTAGATACAAAATTACATCTCTACTTGATCACCAATATTTAGCTCAAGTGCCTTAATATAAATCATTTTTGCAGTTACAATATCAAGCACAGCTGTTCCAACAGTTTTAAAAAAAGTTATTTCGTCACTAGATTCTCTGCCTTTGGTTTTTCCTAAAAGTAGTTCTCCAAGCTCTCCTGTTACTATAGCTTCTGTACATTTATTATTTTTAATTGGATTAATTAAATCAGCACTCTCACTTAGAACTCCATCTCTAGTATCTACGTATACCTTGCCAGCATTAAGTACAGTGTATTCATCAATCTCATGCATCTCAGGAGTATACGAGCCAACTCCATTTATATGAGCCCCTTTTTTCACAAGTCTTCCATCAAATACAGGATTCTTTGTAGTTGTAACACTAGTAATGATATCTGCATTATCAATAGCTTCCTCAGAGCTTTCTACAGCAATACATTTTATATTGAATTTTTCCATCATTTTTGCTGCAAAATCTTTAGCTCTCTCTATATTAATATCATAAATTCTAAGCTCTTTTATATTTCTTACAGCTAGTACTGCTTCTACTTGAGTTTCAGCTTGCCCACCTGTACCAAAAATAGCAAATATACTTGAGTCTTCATTCGATAAAAGCTCTGTAGCTGCACCTGAAACAGCTCCTGTTCTCACTCTAGTAAGATAAGTTCCATCCATCATAGCACAAACCTGACCTGTCTCCTCATCTAGAAGAATCATAGTTGCGGGTACTGACGGCAACCCTTTATTAATATTATTTGGATAAACTGATACTATTTTTATGCCTAGTGCCTTTGATGATGCTGCATATCCTGGCATATATAAGCTTTGTCCACCCGCTTCTTTTACATTAATATTGGTTCTTAGAGGTATATCAGCATCATTGCTTGAATAAGATATAAGTGAATCCTTAGCAGCCTTAATCGCTTCCTTCATTGTAAAAACCTGCTTCATATGATTTTCTTTCAAAACTAATATTTTCATAATATTTTTCTCCTTATAATATAAGTAAATTCTCTTAACTTTATAATAGATTAAATATACTATAAAATCAAAGGATTCGCTAGAATAAAGAAATTTTAGAGGATATTTATGCTAACTTAAAATACCCATCTAATTTGATGGGTACTTTAATAAATTATCTTATTATATCCTTATGCTACATCGGATAAATTATTAACTTTATCCATTTGTTCATATGATGTAGAATTATTATCCTTTATAAGCTTGTAAATCTGGACTGCTACTAAAGGTATTAAGGACAATCCAATTACTGATAGATGCTGGGATATATCGAGCTTACTCACCTCAAACGTAGTCATAAGAGGTGGGTAATTCATAACAAACAAAAGCATTAAGCTTCCTACAATAATTGATAAAATTACATAGATATTGCTAAGAACTCCGATTTTAAAAACAGAAGCTTTAGAACGGCAGTTCAAACTATGAAATAGTCTTGATAAGCATAAGGTTGCAAAAGCCATAGTGCTACCTACTAAATGACTACCACTTGAAAAGCCTATATAATAAGCTGTCATGGTTACTAATGCAATTAAAGCTCCTTTAGTCGATACCTGTTTAATAAATTCCTTGTTAATAATTGAGTCTGTTCTTTTTCTTGGCTTTTCTTTCATAATGCTTTCATCATGAGGCTCTAAGCCTATAGCTATAGCTGGCAAGCTGTCTGTTAATAAATTTATAAACAAAAGATGTACAGGAGCAAATGGCGCTGCAAGTCCTGCCACAGAAGCAAAAATTACTGAGAAAATACCAGCTGCATTTCCAGATAATAAAAACTTAATTGAGTTTTTTATATTTACGTAAATAGAGCGACCACTAGATATAGCTTTTACAATTGTGGCAAAATTATCATCAGTAAGAACCATAGAGGCTGCTTCTTTTGATACCTCTGTGCCTGTTATTCCCATTGCTACTCCTACATCTGCCTGTTTTAATGCTGGTGCATCATTTACCCCATCTCCAGTCATAGCAACTACCATAGATTTTTTCTGCCAAGCTCTTACTATCCTAATCTTATGCTCAGGTGATACTCTTGCGTATACGCTAATATTTTCAACAATATTATAAAGCTCATCATCTGTTAGCTTCTCAATTTCGTGCCCTTCTAAAGCCTCCGTTTCATCATTAATTATCCCTATCTGCTTTGCAATTGCAATTGCTGTTATTTTATGATCTCCGGTAATCATCACTGGCTTTATCCCAGCTAAAATACAGTCAGCAACAGCTTTTTTTGATTCTGGTCTAGGTGGATCCATCATAGCAATCATACCCATGAATATCAGTTCATCTTCATCTTCTAATTTAGGTCTAGATTCATTTTTGTATTCCTTATATGCAAACGCTAGAACTCTGAGTCCATTTTTAGCTAGACTATTATTATCATGCTTTATTTTAGCTTTAACCTCATCATTTAAAATCTCAACTCCATTCGAAGTCAAAATTTTATGAGCTTTGTTAATTATTGTATCTACAGCTCCTTTAGTAATCATAAGCTTGCTGTTTTCATAAGCATTTACAGTACTCATCATCTTTCTATCTGAGTCAAATGGGAGCTCAAATATTCTAGGATGAGCATTTCTTGTCACTTGCTCATTAATATTATGTTCATTTCCTAAATTCACAAGCGCTATTTCTGTTGGGTCTCCAATATTACTGTCCCCTGAAACAATAGCATCATTACATAATACCGAAAATTGTATTAATTTATTTATAAGGCTTTGGTCAGTAGCCTCATCACTATCAACTATATTATTGTCAACCCATAGCTTTTGAACTTTCATTTTATTTTGAGTAAGTGTACCAGTCTTGTCGGAGCATATAACTGATATGCTTCCTAAACTCTCTACTGCATTCAATTTCTTAACTATAGCATTTGATTTCGACATCTTCTGAGTTCCAAAGGCAAGTACAATTGTAACAATAGAACTTAAAGCCTCAGGTATAGCCGCTACTGCTAGTGCAACTGCAAACATAAAAGAATCAATAATTGCTTTATCTCTTAATATATCAATAATAAATATTATTCCAGATATAATCAAAATTGCTATAGAGAGATTTTTTCCAAAATTATCAAGGGTTTCTTGAAGCGGAGTTTTTCTTGCTTTAGCATTTTCTAGCATCGATGCAATTTTACCTATTTCAGTTTTCATCCCAGTATCAGTAACTACTGCTACACCTCTTCCATAGGTTACATAGCTACCGGAAAAAACCATATTCTTCATATCTCCAATTGAAACATCATTTTGGCTAATTGCTTCAATCTCTTTTGTAACACTTTCTGACTCTCCAGTTAGCGAGCTTTCGTTAACTTGAAAGCTGTGAGCTTCAATTACTCTTGCATCTGCGCTTATATAATCTCCTGCATCAAAAAATATTATATCTCCAACAACTAGTTCATTTGATGGTATTTCTTTTTTCATTTTATCTCTTAAAACTTTTGATACTGGTGAAGACAATGCCTTTAGTGAATTAATAGAGTTATTTGCTTTAATATGTTGAACTGTTCCTAAGATTGCATTTAATACTACAACAAAAATTACTACAATAGTACTTTCATATTTTCCTAGAGCTGCTGAAATTATGGCTGCTAAAATAAGCATAATTACCAAAAAGTCCTTGAACTGGTCCATAAAAACTTTTATCGGAG
The sequence above is a segment of the Acetoanaerobium noterae genome. Coding sequences within it:
- a CDS encoding cation-translocating P-type ATPase, yielding MKFYRKSSEEVMEILDVSIDGLSEQEVQKRRLEHGYNKLDEAKGDTPIKVFMDQFKDFLVIMLILAAIISAALGKYESTIVVIFVVVLNAILGTVQHIKANNSINSLKALSSPVSKVLRDKMKKEIPSNELVVGDIIFFDAGDYISADARVIEAHSFQVNESSLTGESESVTKEIEAISQNDVSIGDMKNMVFSGSYVTYGRGVAVVTDTGMKTEIGKIASMLENAKARKTPLQETLDNFGKNLSIAILIISGIIFIIDILRDKAIIDSFMFAVALAVAAIPEALSSIVTIVLAFGTQKMSKSNAIVKKLNAVESLGSISVICSDKTGTLTQNKMKVQKLWVDNNIVDSDEATDQSLINKLIQFSVLCNDAIVSGDSNIGDPTEIALVNLGNEHNINEQVTRNAHPRIFELPFDSDRKMMSTVNAYENSKLMITKGAVDTIINKAHKILTSNGVEILNDEVKAKIKHDNNSLAKNGLRVLAFAYKEYKNESRPKLEDEDELIFMGMIAMMDPPRPESKKAVADCILAGIKPVMITGDHKITAIAIAKQIGIINDETEALEGHEIEKLTDDELYNIVENISVYARVSPEHKIRIVRAWQKKSMVVAMTGDGVNDAPALKQADVGVAMGITGTEVSKEAASMVLTDDNFATIVKAISSGRSIYVNIKNSIKFLLSGNAAGIFSVIFASVAGLAAPFAPVHLLFINLLTDSLPAIAIGLEPHDESIMKEKPRKRTDSIINKEFIKQVSTKGALIALVTMTAYYIGFSSGSHLVGSTMAFATLCLSRLFHSLNCRSKASVFKIGVLSNIYVILSIIVGSLMLLFVMNYPPLMTTFEVSKLDISQHLSVIGLSLIPLVAVQIYKLIKDNNSTSYEQMDKVNNLSDVA
- a CDS encoding response regulator transcription factor, which produces MKILLAEDEKELSNALVMLLSHNNYVVDAVYDGEDALSYAQEIDYDIIILDIMMPKLNGYQVLSKLREKNCKAPILMLTAKSHVDDKVTGLELGADDYLTKPFEMKELLARIKALLRRPQNFNADILEFGDMYLNRDTCQIICNNQQVVLNKKEFQTMELLILNSKQILSKDLIMDKIWGYESDAEINVVWVNISSLRKKLAKLDSKVTIASIRGLGYKIEVGCD
- a CDS encoding ornithine cyclodeaminase family protein, whose product is MKILVLKENHMKQVFTMKEAIKAAKDSLISYSSNDADIPLRTNINVKEAGGQSLYMPGYAASSKALGIKIVSVYPNNINKGLPSVPATMILLDEETGQVCAMMDGTYLTRVRTGAVSGAATELLSNEDSSIFAIFGTGGQAETQVEAVLAVRNIKELRIYDINIERAKDFAAKMMEKFNIKCIAVESSEEAIDNADIITSVTTTKNPVFDGRLVKKGAHINGVGSYTPEMHEIDEYTVLNAGKVYVDTRDGVLSESADLINPIKNNKCTEAIVTGELGELLLGKTKGRESSDEITFFKTVGTAVLDIVTAKMIYIKALELNIGDQVEM